The DNA window TCAAGCTGAACTGCAAGTCCTTTATCACCAAATTCATCTGCCTGCTTAGCTCGCTCGCTATAGTTAGCTGCAGCATTTATCTCTGCTTTCAATATTTCTTCCAGCATTTCTTTGTTGCCCGCTGCATGTGGCACGGGGCTTGGCTGAGTGGTAGGCTCACCGCCCAAGGCAACTATCTTGTTTGCAAGAAATTGTGCATGCAGCTGCTCATCTGCCACTTCCTGAAGGAAAAACTGAGCCAGCTGAGGTCGATACGGACCTGTCGCCTTAGCAGCATAAGTTATATACTGAATAATAGCT is part of the Thermodesulfobacteriota bacterium genome and encodes:
- a CDS encoding ferritin-like domain-containing protein, coding for MDKDTMIKLLNEDLAGELGAIIQYITYAAKATGPYRPQLAQFFLQEVADEQLHAQFLANKIVALGGEPTTQPSPVPHAAGNKEMLEEILKAEINAAANYSERAKQADEFGDKGLAVQLEDMVRDESGHSEETERMLRDWPL